One segment of Variovorax paradoxus DNA contains the following:
- a CDS encoding branched-chain amino acid ABC transporter substrate-binding protein, giving the protein MQEHKSRGFRFALVPALGLLLSTAASAAPVKIGVLETLSGPQASSGQAYRSAVRYAIDQINAAGGWNGEPVQLLEYDNQGGPAGAADKLKAAAADGVQMIVQGASSAIGGQITEDVRKYNLRNPGKEIVYINVGAEALELTGEKCNFHHFRFSGDAQIRTKALVSAMKQANALGTRVYSINQNYSWGQDMERAISDNAAAGGYQVVEKTLHDVNKVQDFAPYVAKIAASKADSVLTGNWSNDLLLLMKASKSAGLKVRFGTVFLDQPGNLANAGDLAIGHFVVHTFNAEAGGADGERFVNDYKAKTGHAPAFIEPQTVFGMAMVADALKRTPAEGGKLNVNAFAKALEIAKIKSPMGEMSMRAADHQVQMPMVVSSVSKDARYKANDTDMGFKPVKRFSAEEASAPAQAACVMKRPG; this is encoded by the coding sequence ATGCAAGAACATAAATCCCGCGGCTTTCGCTTCGCCCTGGTTCCCGCGCTGGGGCTGCTGCTTTCCACAGCGGCATCGGCCGCGCCGGTGAAGATCGGTGTGCTCGAAACCCTCTCGGGTCCGCAGGCATCGTCGGGGCAGGCCTACCGCAGCGCGGTGCGCTACGCCATCGACCAGATCAATGCTGCAGGTGGCTGGAACGGCGAGCCGGTGCAGTTGCTGGAGTATGACAACCAGGGCGGTCCTGCGGGCGCGGCCGACAAGCTCAAGGCCGCGGCGGCCGATGGCGTGCAGATGATCGTGCAGGGCGCATCGTCGGCCATCGGCGGGCAGATCACCGAGGACGTTCGCAAGTACAACCTGCGCAATCCCGGCAAGGAGATCGTCTACATCAACGTCGGCGCCGAGGCGCTCGAGCTGACCGGCGAGAAGTGCAATTTCCATCACTTCCGCTTCAGCGGCGATGCGCAGATCCGCACCAAGGCGCTGGTGAGCGCCATGAAGCAGGCCAATGCGCTCGGCACTCGGGTGTATTCGATCAACCAGAACTATTCCTGGGGCCAGGACATGGAGCGCGCGATCTCCGACAACGCGGCCGCCGGCGGTTACCAGGTGGTCGAGAAGACGCTGCACGATGTCAACAAGGTACAGGACTTCGCACCCTACGTCGCCAAGATCGCGGCGTCCAAGGCCGACTCGGTACTCACCGGCAACTGGTCGAACGACCTGCTGCTCCTGATGAAGGCATCGAAGTCGGCAGGGCTGAAGGTGCGCTTCGGCACCGTGTTCCTCGACCAGCCCGGCAATCTCGCCAATGCGGGCGACCTGGCCATCGGCCACTTCGTGGTGCATACCTTCAATGCGGAGGCGGGTGGCGCAGACGGCGAGCGCTTCGTGAACGACTACAAGGCCAAGACCGGGCACGCGCCTGCATTCATCGAGCCGCAGACCGTGTTCGGCATGGCCATGGTCGCGGATGCGTTGAAGCGCACGCCAGCCGAGGGCGGCAAGCTCAACGTGAACGCCTTCGCGAAAGCGCTGGAGATTGCGAAGATCAAGTCGCCCATGGGCGAGATGAGCATGCGCGCCGCAGACCACCAGGTGCAGATGCCCATGGTGGTGTCATCCGTGAGCAAGGATGCCCGCTACAAGGCCAACGACACAGACATGGGCTTCAAGCCCGTCAAGCGCTTCTCGGCAGAGGAAGCGTCCGCACCGGCCCAGGCCGCGTGCGTCATGAAGCGCCCGGGCTGA
- a CDS encoding SDR family oxidoreductase, with amino-acid sequence MSIIDSLRPAPGLRVLVTAGASGIGAAVARAFCEAGARVHVCDIDRAALDRLGSEVPEITSSMADASVPEDVDLVFDDVQGALGGLDVLVSNAGIAGPTGAVQDLRRSDWERTVSVNLNSQFYFAQRAVPLLRQSAHNPSLIAMSSVAGRLGYPLRTPYAATKWAIVGLVKSLAIELGPHGVRVNAILPGTVEGERMNGVIGARAATEGVSVEAMRAQYLQKISLRRMVTLDDVAAMALFLCSPAARNVTGQAISVDGNMEYL; translated from the coding sequence ATGAGCATCATCGACTCACTCCGGCCCGCTCCAGGCTTGCGCGTGCTGGTCACGGCGGGAGCGTCGGGCATCGGCGCAGCGGTTGCGCGCGCGTTCTGCGAAGCGGGGGCGCGCGTGCATGTGTGCGACATCGACCGCGCTGCGCTTGACCGGCTGGGCTCGGAGGTCCCGGAGATCACGTCCAGCATGGCCGACGCGTCGGTTCCTGAGGATGTCGACCTTGTCTTCGACGACGTGCAGGGTGCCCTGGGCGGCCTGGACGTGCTCGTCAGCAACGCAGGCATCGCCGGCCCCACCGGCGCCGTTCAGGACCTGAGGCGCAGCGACTGGGAGCGCACCGTGTCGGTCAACCTGAACAGCCAGTTCTACTTCGCGCAGCGCGCGGTGCCGTTGCTCAGGCAGTCGGCGCACAACCCTTCGCTGATCGCGATGAGCTCGGTCGCGGGCCGGCTCGGCTACCCGCTTCGCACCCCCTACGCCGCGACCAAGTGGGCGATCGTCGGTCTTGTGAAGTCGTTGGCGATCGAGCTCGGCCCGCACGGCGTGCGCGTCAACGCGATCCTCCCCGGCACCGTGGAAGGTGAGCGCATGAACGGCGTGATCGGCGCGCGTGCAGCCACTGAGGGTGTGTCGGTGGAGGCCATGCGCGCCCAGTACCTGCAGAAGATTTCGCTGCGCCGCATGGTCACGCTGGACGACGTGGCGGCCATGGCGCTGTTCCTGTGTTCGCCCGCCGCGCGCAACGTCACCGGCCAGGCCATCAGCGTCGACGGAAACATGGAATACCTCTGA
- a CDS encoding helix-turn-helix domain-containing protein: MSSLPLDRKRPQAPASGLAPEEIAADLVGLLHRSASAEEFAARLSSVEALPDALRGKSGLVELVRMAMALRNRLELHEQRERGMLAVIESAQDLSSHLDLQGLLKAIANRARNLMGSHLCWLTVVDAKTGEFQVVVADGAISQRTGKMTAGRNLGVAGVVMSTRLPFFTPDYLHDKRFVHDPALDDTFRDEGVAALVGAPLICEDNVIGLLFVADRYHRTHTALNVSILCTLATHAAVAINNAKAFAEAKTALANADLARAELERHARDVQGAAEAHEELTSLLARGASLGALSESVAQLLNGSVLVLDEAGHVIASSRAPGYDGTAAQAYSPNGPHSAELARALRESRQAGRSVAAFAHDGELCRAIAVIGGNDMLGAVLLFRHEDLHGISLRTFERSSSVIGVMLLSQERMDAEKSRDVSALLRTLISPRQGEPALTQDRAERFGLDLSLPLSLLVMETDQSTAGFWSRRLHSDPVLGGQVLDEVDGVMVLACNASRAHGVLEQFGAFARRELGQAYRGVMSRPAQAPAELPALYAALRRGLSVLARLGMRGVVIAQNEMALYSVLFETHDRSSLAAFLDATIGPVTSHDSKRGSELTSTLLTYFDSNQNAKATASRMGIHVNTVRQRLANVEELLGHWGSASRALEIHMALRLWSLSTDSAPPGFLDE, from the coding sequence ATGTCTTCACTGCCCCTCGACAGAAAGCGCCCTCAGGCGCCGGCTTCCGGTCTTGCTCCCGAGGAAATTGCTGCCGACCTTGTCGGGCTGCTGCACCGCAGCGCGTCCGCTGAAGAGTTCGCGGCGCGCCTGTCCAGCGTCGAGGCCCTGCCCGACGCGTTGCGCGGCAAGTCGGGCCTGGTCGAACTCGTGCGCATGGCCATGGCCTTGCGCAATCGGCTCGAGCTGCATGAGCAACGCGAACGCGGCATGCTTGCGGTCATCGAGTCGGCACAGGATCTGTCGAGCCACCTCGATCTGCAGGGACTGCTGAAGGCCATTGCGAACCGCGCGCGCAACCTGATGGGCTCGCACCTGTGCTGGCTCACGGTGGTCGATGCGAAGACCGGCGAGTTCCAGGTGGTCGTCGCGGATGGCGCCATCTCTCAGCGCACCGGCAAGATGACTGCAGGGCGCAACCTCGGCGTCGCAGGGGTGGTGATGTCGACACGCCTGCCCTTCTTCACGCCCGACTACCTTCACGACAAGCGCTTCGTGCACGACCCCGCGCTGGACGACACCTTCCGCGACGAAGGTGTGGCCGCGCTGGTGGGCGCGCCGCTGATCTGCGAAGACAACGTGATCGGGCTGCTGTTCGTGGCCGACCGCTACCACCGCACGCACACCGCGCTCAACGTGTCGATCCTGTGCACGCTGGCCACACACGCGGCAGTGGCCATCAACAACGCCAAAGCGTTCGCAGAAGCGAAGACTGCACTGGCGAACGCAGACCTCGCGCGCGCCGAGCTGGAGCGCCATGCGCGCGACGTGCAGGGCGCGGCCGAAGCGCACGAGGAGCTCACGTCGCTGCTCGCCAGAGGCGCTTCGCTCGGTGCGTTGTCCGAATCGGTCGCGCAACTGCTCAATGGCAGCGTCCTGGTGCTCGACGAAGCCGGCCACGTCATTGCCAGTTCCCGGGCGCCCGGCTACGACGGCACGGCAGCGCAGGCCTATTCGCCGAATGGACCGCACAGCGCCGAGCTGGCGCGCGCGCTGCGCGAGAGCCGGCAGGCCGGCCGATCCGTCGCGGCCTTCGCACACGATGGCGAACTCTGCCGGGCCATCGCGGTGATCGGCGGCAACGACATGCTCGGCGCCGTGCTGCTCTTCAGGCACGAAGACTTGCACGGGATTTCGCTGCGAACGTTCGAGCGGAGTTCCAGCGTCATCGGGGTCATGCTGCTCTCGCAGGAACGCATGGATGCGGAGAAGAGCCGCGACGTGTCTGCGCTGCTGCGAACACTCATCTCGCCGCGCCAGGGCGAGCCTGCGCTGACGCAGGACCGCGCCGAGCGCTTCGGCCTCGACCTGTCGCTGCCGTTGTCGCTGCTGGTCATGGAAACGGACCAGTCGACGGCAGGGTTCTGGTCTCGGCGTCTGCACTCGGACCCGGTGCTGGGCGGGCAGGTGCTCGACGAAGTCGATGGTGTGATGGTGCTGGCGTGCAACGCCTCGAGGGCGCACGGCGTGCTCGAACAGTTCGGTGCCTTTGCCCGGCGCGAACTCGGTCAAGCCTACCGCGGTGTGATGTCGAGGCCGGCACAGGCGCCTGCGGAGCTTCCGGCACTCTATGCAGCGCTGCGGCGCGGGCTGTCCGTGCTGGCACGGCTGGGCATGCGCGGGGTCGTCATCGCACAGAACGAGATGGCCTTGTACTCGGTGCTGTTCGAAACGCACGACCGGTCCAGCCTCGCCGCATTCCTCGATGCGACCATCGGCCCCGTCACATCGCACGACAGCAAGCGCGGCTCCGAACTCACATCCACGCTGCTGACGTACTTCGACAGCAACCAGAACGCAAAGGCAACGGCATCGCGCATGGGCATCCACGTCAACACGGTCCGCCAGCGCCTGGCGAACGTGGAGGAGTTGCTGGGCCATTGGGGAAGCGCCAGCCGGGCGTTGGAGATCCACATGGCGCTGCGTCTGTGGAGCCTCAGCACGGACAGCGCACCGCCTGGTTTCCTGGACGAGTGA
- a CDS encoding carboxylesterase/lipase family protein — protein sequence MKRTRTAIGLKIDRRLPAMLLTLLVLAGCGGGSGGSSGAIDLSGLGTQAPPPAAPADPPSPPPASAPSMQRQTAFGPVVGTDNSATSGTFAWKGVPFAKAPVGDLRWKPPVDPQAWTSPRDAQQFGNACVSTGRLYGPGLNNRYDATIGTTLGQTVGSEDCLYLNVWRPANDTGKLPVIVWVHGGSNITGYTADPVYDGANLARTANAVVVSVNYRLGMFGFMNASSLKNGDPLNDSGNFAILDIVKGLQFVQANIGSFGGDPGNVTLMGQSAGAVNVYAAMTSPLVANAKPALIHRALPISGGISLASELPAGSVATLARASDYAGQWGLLIVYMVIDDGLATDIPSAQAYLSTQSSEQIAAYMRSKSADFVLHTVLTRLAPLGASGSGPIPDGNVVPTSPIAAIKAGKYAKVPVLIGNARDEGKLFPTLFPLAGGTGSARLLSDAQVFSTAFGYQPDAAPQSTLEQWIPSGYLPVNTPGTGFDAVASRLTQIFFGASRASVADALASQQSNLWAYRFDWDEEPAPFDKIYGAAHAFDLPFAFGNFSPSLYAGIMFTKANEPGRLALSNSMMRSIGAFARTGDPNDASLDVVWPAWPATLIFDATPSRQSISVQ from the coding sequence ATGAAGAGAACAAGAACTGCGATCGGCTTGAAGATCGATCGGCGCCTGCCCGCAATGCTCTTGACGCTGCTGGTGCTGGCCGGCTGCGGTGGCGGCAGTGGAGGCAGCAGCGGCGCCATCGACCTGAGCGGCCTCGGTACGCAGGCGCCACCGCCAGCTGCGCCTGCCGACCCACCGTCGCCGCCGCCGGCATCGGCACCTTCCATGCAGCGCCAGACCGCCTTTGGCCCGGTCGTCGGGACCGACAACTCCGCCACCAGCGGCACGTTCGCCTGGAAGGGCGTCCCCTTTGCCAAGGCCCCCGTGGGAGATCTGCGTTGGAAGCCTCCCGTCGACCCGCAAGCGTGGACCTCGCCACGGGACGCACAACAGTTCGGCAACGCCTGCGTGTCCACCGGCCGTCTGTACGGACCGGGCCTCAACAACAGGTACGACGCCACCATCGGCACCACGCTCGGCCAGACGGTCGGCTCGGAAGACTGCCTCTACCTGAATGTCTGGCGGCCGGCCAACGACACCGGAAAGCTGCCGGTGATCGTGTGGGTGCACGGTGGAAGCAACATCACCGGCTACACGGCCGACCCTGTCTACGACGGCGCGAACCTTGCGCGCACCGCCAACGCTGTGGTGGTCTCGGTGAACTACCGGCTCGGCATGTTCGGGTTCATGAATGCGAGCTCACTCAAGAATGGCGACCCCCTCAACGACTCGGGGAACTTCGCCATCCTGGACATCGTGAAAGGGCTGCAGTTCGTCCAGGCCAACATCGGCAGCTTCGGCGGCGACCCTGGCAACGTCACGCTGATGGGCCAGTCGGCAGGTGCCGTCAATGTCTACGCGGCCATGACGTCGCCGCTCGTGGCCAACGCGAAACCGGCTCTGATCCATCGGGCGTTGCCGATCAGCGGCGGCATCTCGCTGGCCAGTGAACTGCCAGCCGGCAGTGTGGCTACGCTCGCACGCGCATCGGACTATGCAGGGCAATGGGGGCTTCTCATTGTCTACATGGTGATCGATGATGGGCTTGCGACCGACATACCTTCTGCACAGGCCTATCTCTCGACGCAAAGCAGCGAGCAGATTGCCGCCTACATGCGCAGCAAAAGCGCCGACTTCGTGCTGCACACGGTACTCACGCGACTCGCCCCGCTCGGCGCATCGGGATCGGGGCCGATCCCCGATGGCAACGTCGTGCCGACGAGCCCGATTGCGGCGATCAAGGCCGGCAAGTACGCCAAGGTGCCTGTGCTGATCGGCAATGCGCGAGACGAAGGCAAGCTCTTCCCGACGCTGTTCCCGCTCGCTGGAGGCACCGGCAGCGCGCGGCTGCTGAGCGATGCGCAGGTCTTCTCCACTGCATTTGGCTACCAGCCCGACGCAGCGCCCCAAAGCACGCTCGAACAGTGGATCCCGTCGGGCTACTTACCTGTGAACACCCCGGGCACCGGCTTCGACGCCGTCGCTTCGCGGCTGACCCAGATCTTCTTCGGCGCGAGCCGCGCCAGCGTTGCGGACGCACTCGCGTCGCAGCAGAGCAACCTCTGGGCCTACCGCTTCGACTGGGACGAAGAACCCGCGCCCTTCGACAAGATCTACGGCGCGGCGCATGCCTTCGACCTGCCCTTCGCATTCGGCAACTTCAGCCCTTCGCTGTACGCCGGCATCATGTTCACCAAGGCCAACGAGCCGGGTCGGCTCGCCTTGTCGAACAGCATGATGCGCAGCATCGGTGCCTTCGCGCGCACCGGCGATCCAAACGATGCGAGCCTGGACGTTGTCTGGCCTGCCTGGCCTGCAACGCTGATCTTCGACGCGACGCCCAGCAGGCAATCCATCTCCGTCCAGTGA
- a CDS encoding suppressor of fused domain protein, producing the protein MWMQKRCHSIPLMICQTTSARTTRRENHKKEGRLRRRSGSLRSHAPSHECSTGRDAPRLDGQHDSGARMPVIDAHSALQRSRPQQHSSCRPLAARGERYCPDFLIERRTSLNCTVRLQRHYERVWSRPTEVCPFDAGPVHELPPGFRVLCTPPDAKRVLWTYATAGLSSSKRVPAIELHLFSPRKSLGLVELLYAVAHYHCNGPGLDWAHTVNLGRPWLDSSKCEYGLVSRPYLDGPDLENYSDEEGGVKCYWLVPITADEVRLKVKQGIDSLEDEFERQQFNYADPGRKSVAGASDGEGA; encoded by the coding sequence ATGTGGATGCAGAAACGATGTCATTCAATACCGTTGATGATCTGCCAGACCACGTCAGCAAGGACAACACGTCGCGAGAACCATAAAAAAGAAGGCCGTCTCCGAAGGCGATCCGGCAGTCTCCGGTCCCATGCACCGAGCCATGAATGCTCGACAGGAAGAGACGCTCCGCGGCTCGATGGGCAGCACGACAGTGGGGCCCGCATGCCGGTGATCGATGCACACAGCGCTCTTCAACGAAGCAGACCGCAGCAGCATTCTTCATGCAGGCCGCTTGCGGCCAGAGGCGAACGTTACTGCCCTGATTTTTTGATTGAACGGAGAACATCCTTGAATTGCACCGTACGGCTTCAGCGTCACTACGAGCGGGTATGGTCTCGACCCACGGAAGTGTGTCCTTTCGACGCAGGCCCCGTTCACGAGCTTCCGCCTGGCTTCAGGGTGCTGTGTACGCCCCCCGACGCGAAGCGAGTGCTCTGGACATACGCAACCGCGGGACTTTCGAGCAGTAAGCGTGTCCCTGCAATCGAACTTCACCTGTTCAGCCCCAGGAAATCGCTCGGTTTGGTCGAGTTGCTGTACGCGGTGGCCCACTATCACTGCAACGGGCCTGGTCTCGATTGGGCTCACACGGTGAATCTCGGTCGGCCTTGGCTCGACTCTTCGAAATGCGAGTACGGCTTGGTTTCACGGCCTTATCTGGACGGGCCTGACCTTGAAAACTACTCGGACGAAGAAGGTGGCGTGAAGTGCTATTGGCTTGTGCCGATCACCGCCGATGAAGTTCGCCTCAAAGTGAAACAAGGCATCGACAGCCTGGAAGACGAATTCGAACGGCAGCAATTCAACTATGCCGATCCAGGGCGCAAGTCTGTTGCAGGCGCGTCTGACGGCGAGGGGGCTTGA